The genomic window GGCTCAGCGGCtgcctcctccccgggctctgCAGCTGGGTTTCCCCGCGAGCAGGGCACTAGCCGCTCCGCACCGGAGGGAGCGGGGTGCCTCTTCCATTTCTATGTAGGGAAGGGGATGTAAGGGAAGGGATCAAAGTTCCCAGCAGCATCTTAGAATttcactttctccttcctttcctcatcTCTCCtccttgatttttctcttcggaaaagggaaaaagaggggaGAGAAATAAGGGAGGAGAACATGCCCCAGAATTTCTCTAGCACCCTTAAAAACAGGAGGAGGCAAGCGCCGGCGGGTGGGGCGCAGCCCTcagcccgctccccgcccccccccccccccccccccagcccctctccggGTACGCGCTTCTCCCCGGTGCCAACCTCCGCCCCTCCGCCCGTCTACCCAGCGGCTGGCCCGGCCGCTCCCTCCGCTCCGGCAATGCCCCCCTCCCGCGGCTGCCGCTTCCCCCGCTCCGGAGGCTGCGGCGGGGAGCTGGGGCCGCCGCCTTCTGCCGCGGAGCTGGAACGGGAAACGGCTCCTGCGCGCGCTTGCCGGAGATTAGACTTGTTGGAAGGAATCTGGACTTTATCCCCCCCACCGCTGCCTCCTCGATTAGCTGCGTGCAGCTTCCTGAGGTCAAACTCTCCTCAGATTTGAACCCAGGCAAATGAGACCCAGAAAACTTTACATTATGCAGCTTCCAGGTCTCCCTGTGGAAAACCCACAGGTGGCACAGCCCTCTCCAGGGTGCATTCCCAATTTTCAGCCCTGCACCTTGCCACCATTGGTCTCGCTTCCAAAGATCTTTTCCATTGACTGTCTCCTTGACCTCAGACTGTAAAGTTACTTTACTCGATTGGCTAGGGTGCTTTCCAGAGGGTTGATCGTTATTGTATTGCTATTAACaatcctttggggtttttttttcagtgttttctgcttACTGCCTCTTCATATTTATTAGGGTTAGAGGCTACAACAGAAGTCTTAACCGTTATTAAATCTAAGAAGGGAATTGGTCAGTTTGAAGCTGTTCAgtcttgtaaatttttttttacgtGTTGCCTATGCTGCCCCTCAACTCAATCTAATGGGCATTTCCTATATTTATATTCTGATTTTGGAGGGGTTAACTCCTGGTGTTCTGCAGCATCAAACATGAAGGTCACCTTAGGAAATGAGCTCACTTTTGGCCAAGTCTGCTGAGCAGCATTTCCGAAGACACCTTTGGCACAAAAGAATGGAACAGGCTGATAAAAATCCATTGGCTtaataaaaagcagctttttttcttccctcactTACTGCCCATTACTCACTTCACATGACAGTTTGTGTTGCCTCACCCTCAGTCACTCACCAACTGCAAGGAAACTCCGCTACAGGAGTCGCTGAGTGGCAGAAGGGAGCCCTTTCTGGAGTGGATTTATGCCACAGTGCATTCTGGAGACAGTGGATTTGGCCAAGAATTACACCTAGTTAATTAGGAGCAAATCTTCTACGTCCTCTTAGCGAGGGAGGCAGATGATCAGGGCAACAGAGGATGGAAATAGCTTAGATGCTACAGCACGCTTTAAACTCTCAGGCAGCACTggcaaaaaggaacaaaacaaaatgaaaaggtgGGAATGTGTTGGAATTTAGAACCACTTACTCCAGTGAAAACACGAGGAAAGGATATACTGGAGGCAGGAACAGGAAATCTACTAGCATTCAGAGAAATCTGCTCCTTAGTCAGGAATAGAGAGGTTGTTGATGCCCCTTCAGAACTCCCATAAAACACTGACCTATTTAGCCCTTCAGACCTGGAAAGAAATGGCTGCATTCAGCCTCTGACACATGCTAATAGGGTGTAAAAACCTCTAGCAAAAGCCTGTACTGGATTTCTCCCACAGTGTCTTGTTAGTTGCTTCCCTCTCAAGGCAAGGGTTTCCTAGATGAAGTGGTTTCCTAgataaagggattttaaaggaaaacacagatCAGTGCACCAAAAGTTACTGAAGTCTAAGTTTGGTATTTGGTTTCTGGAGGAATGACAAGCTGTGCAAAGATATAGCGGGTTTTGCAGTTGTCTCCTCTGTGGCAGGTCCTCTTTTGGGACCATTTCCCTCTTGCCAAGTCTCCCCCTGGTTTTCTGGCACATGCAACGACATTGTCTTGAGAGGTGGATCTCAGATTCTCAAAAGCTTCTCGTGGCTACACGGCCCTCTTCCAAGGTGGAGAGGAAGACCAAGAAGGAAATTATACCAATATAAGTATGGCAGTTTAGATAGGTAACATATCTAAAGATAAGGTAAACGTATCTTGAATTTTCTTGTGTGGGCAAGTTTGAAGTGTTTGTAAATACTGAAGTtcaatatttaagaaaaaacaccttCTCAAACTGATATAAGCACAGATCTAGAATAATAAGTCTATGATTCCCTACAGAGTCTTTCTGTCTTGATTTTTCTAGAATATTCTGTATTGACCCTTCTGAACAAGTACTATCTTCTAAAACATTCTTGGCTCTTTAGAATTCAACCTATTTCTCCTGAACTGGCAGGACTGCTATTCATCAAAACCAGCTGAAGTATCAATGCTTCCTCCAAAAGATATATTCAGTAAAAGCCTAAAAAGAGAGGTAGTTAGTAGCAATCATCCCCCGAGCTGGTATAATACTCAAGCTGTAAGAAACAGGAGTAAGATCAAGGAATTCCAGCAGATTTGCTTAAATCCTGTAAATCCGACTTAGGAGGGTAGAACAGCTAGTCAGCTTTTGTGTCTCCCCTTGCCACACAATCATATATGGGTCTCTGCAGCAATGTTCTTAACCAGCAGGCTCAGGAGCAGAACccagttttcttttattccccAGCAACAGCATCATGGGGTAGTACAAGCCACAAACTCAGAGGCGACAGTGTTGTTCACTGCAGCTACGCACATGAACTATTAACGGAACGACCCCCAAAATGAGTACGTCACAGAACACAGTTCTGTGTATAAGCTTAACAGTGAGATATGGGGAAACGGCAGCAGCTCGAATTGCCAAGGACAGTCGGTAACTGGAGGTTTTTTGATTACAGCATGGGATCCTGAGCCAAAAGAACTGCTAGAGTACACTTAAGAGAAGCACTGTAAAACATGGATGCATCTGAAAAgcattctctttccttccttcttcctccaaatAAATGCATTCCTTTAAGGACTGGAGAACCTTAGCAGAGTGATTTTAAGCTTACAGTAGACATGTTAGaaggtcagaaaaaaacccGAACAACTGAATTTGTGAAACTCACCATGAGGCAGTAAAATCCAAAACCAGCTGTCCAGATCAGTGGGAGCTGTGCaaaatttcaaaagtaaaaatacaacaaaaagtGTTGTTTTCTCCATTACAGCCTCTCATATAATGGGACAGATCTTCACAGACACTAGAATTTGGTACATTTAGCATAGCTGCTAGCTGAAGTGGTTCAAAACTATACTTGTAAGCTTTAACACAAAGAAGGGAAAACCATCAACAGAACTGAATTCAGAATTCATCAGTTCCTCACTCCCAACTTCGCTTGTCTCCCTCAGAAACAAAGAATTAGCACATACCTCTGTTTCTCAGAGTGTCTTTTggactgaaaatgcaaaacatcaTAGAACTGAAGGGTTTTCCCAAACTCAGATGTCCACATCATGTTCTTACTGACCCCAAGTCCTCTGGAAGACCCACTGAAGCCATAAGAGCAAGAACAGAATAAGCTGCCCTAGGGGATAACCCACTAATGAGCCATTGTAAGCAAGTTACATGAAAATTGCTTCAGTAACTTGAAAGCACACAGTGACCAATATGTGATGAGCAGGTTTCAGCCTGGGGTTCCACAGAAGTCAGCTCCAGCTCCATGCAAACTCTAGAGTCACATGTGGGTGATCACACAGTCCGTATATGCCTGATGCTCCTCTtactctgcttttcctttatgCCCCAAAGGATTAGTGATATAAATAGTTATATCATGAGTTCTCTTAAGGGACTGCATTTTTCTTACCAGTTAGGTACTTGTCCTAAAACAACAGGGACCTGCCAGCAGTTTTGTGGTactccagtggaaaaaaaaaaattaaaaaaaaaatcaaactaatAATCAATTACATGATTTCAGTATCAGCCCACACTTGAACTTTCTCTCCCCCTTTCAGTTTTTTTACCAAAACAATGGAACACTTTGTTGTAGATTATGAGTCGCCCAAGCCAAACAACAGtcttgcattattttattatagtagAGACAACATAATCGATCTGACATGGCACCACACCTGCCCCACCTGCAAACCACAGGGCCTAAATCACAAGCTTTTACATTAGTTATAATTGATCTTTACCAACGTATCGTGTATTAACAAGGTATTTTGCTGGAGATTTCTTCCTCATTGTACAGCCTTCTTGTACAGcagcaggaattaaaaaaatttcaagagGAACCAAATTGTGTATACATACATGTAGAAGTATGAGTCATGAGATTACTATCAATTTTAAGTTGGCTCAATATCTGGGCCTGAGCACTTTCTGATAGCAGCTCAGAAGTTAGGCAGGAAGTTTATACATGAGGAAGCATCAGCCCCTAACTGctagaaaatgcatttatgtGCATTCTTAGACGATTTTACTCCACAGTGAGGACCCGCCTCCACACTGTGCCTAGCTGAACAACACCTGCAAAAATCCTAAGACTGCAAGACCCAAGAACATCATGAACAAAGTCAGCTGATGGTCAAGATAGGTGTTTTTCACTCTGGAAACAAAGGTGCAGTCAAGATCCATGCAGCAGTGCTTGCGGATACCACATGACATCAAACACTCTCTCAAGTCTACTTTTCAACTTTTTGACAGACTCCAACTTTCGTTGCTTGTCCACAGTCCCTTTAGTAAAGCACATTATACATAACGTGTGATCTGAGGGAATCTCCTCAGGAGCTTGTTCACTTTGCTTGAGGTTAAGTTTCCCCTGGGTGACAGGGTGTCCTTCTCGATTTGGTCCTTGCGCtccttctgaaagagaaaaagaaacctcaaAATATTGCCTCTGTTTATTTGCCAAGTTGACTCTTGCCCTCCAAAGACTACTACTATTGTACTTGAATGTTTCTTTAACACAAATGCTATTTCCTTAAGGAACACTTAAAATAGCACTTGGCTCAATAATCACAAGGCTTTCAAAAGCTGATGACCTTTAAATGGTGAAATTAAGAACGATTGACAACTTGTGAAGATAATATTCTCCCATATTCTTAGTTAACAATACTATAAAATTATAGTAATAATGCAgaagatttaatttatttttgctttctgtttttcgTTTGTTTCCTTTGTAATCTACCAAATAAATTGTGGacaatttttcatttatgctATCAAACAGCAACAGTAAATAACTATTTATTAAATGATGACactattactgaaaaaaaatggaaacctGAAGTCAGTTTAAGGACAAGTCTAGTACACGTACTTACCTTTAGGCTGCATTTGAAACTGATTTGATCTCAGTTTTATCATATAGCTGGAAAACTTTGACTTCCAAAtaatatgaaatttatttttcaagaaaatgtcTAGCCTACAAAGTCAGGAACAGCCTAAAAGAACTCCTGATTTTCAGAGAGTCAGGAATAGCTGTAAATCCCTCATGTATCCTGAAAATTCTGTTTGTTAGGAGGATTACAGAAAGCACTGGTTATTTCTCTACCACCTTGTCTCCACCCTCACCCCTGCAAGCACAGAACTATTTACAGATTCATGACAGATTGGAATTTGGGAATCCTAATTCTCCCCACACTCCAGATAATGCAGGTACTGGATTGATACCCGAGTCAcctatttcttacttttacGTATCAGAGCAGTTGCTGATACTTACCTATACTCCACGTCTCCTCAGTTACAACATAACCCACACCTCACACCATACAAATCACTGCTCCACTTAACAGCTCCACACTGTACCCTCACCCTCATTCAGAACTATCACATAATATGGAGAAAAGCAGTGACTGTTATTGCTTCATTAGTGCTGAAACGTCAGAGATTAAAAACTGGAATACATCAAACCAGATGGCCTATGCTGAGTCAACTGACAGCAACTGAGCTCTACTTCAAGATTTCAACAACACAAAAAGGACTGGATGCGACTATTGCTTCATCCTTAGTTACACCGTACCAAACATCCAGTCCCTTCCTACGctcctttattttaattctaatttaaCTTCTGCACTCAAAAAGGAGGGACTGCATGTTTCATCTGCATCTCTCCTACAGCTCAAATGAGTTAAAACACAAATCAAATTGTGCAGAGAACATTATTATTGCTGGCACACAAAACATGATTGTGGGCTTCCTCCTTCCCTACTACTAGCCTTAAAGAACACAAAAGAGGCCTTAATTACTTCTGCCTTTGCCACGCAGTCATAGAACATTCGGATCTCCTCGGCACAAGCTGTATCATTGAAGTCATTCTGTTTCCAGCAGGCCATCATCACTGACATCTCCGTAATGCACGTCGCTTCTAGGAGggaaaaacacaaccaaaaatcTCAGGTGTTTGAGACTTCATGCTAACAGCATCCACACTGCATAAATCTCCAGAGAGATCTCTCCTGGAATAGAGGcaggtgagaaaaaaataacactgaagtAAAGATCTCATCATTGCTTTGTGTGGACAAGATGTTGCTACCACAAAGATTAACACCATTGCAGCCATCTAACAATTGCCTGAATTCTTAAGGTAAATGCTATACTGAgatgtaacaaaatattttacatgcacGATTCACACACAGAATATCACAAGGCGCTAATTTAGGGTCGTTGTACGAGGAAGTGATCTTTTCAGAAGAACCCGTGTGCTAATTCTATGGCACAAGcccctttcccctctgctgccccGCAGAGCACACGGCGCTTCCGAGCGTGAACCCGACCCAGCCCTGACTCCGCCATGACccttcccagggcagagccGCAGGAGAGCGGTGGGACGGCTCCCGGGGACAAGGCCGGAGGACCCACCGGCAGCACGTCTTccccagaggggctgggggccctCCGTCCCCGGCCGCTGCGCCCCGGGGAGGTGTTTAACGGCCTGGCGCCGGCAActcacctccctcctgctccctgcgGTTCGCTACCTTGTTGGCCAGCACCAGCGGCCGGGTCGGGCGGATAACCGGGGGCCGCTTCTTCTGCCGCCACTGCCCGGAGACCCAGCGGGTGACCCAGGCCGGGTACACGGGGCCCGCCATGCTCTTTGCGACAGGCCGTACGGCAGGCGGGCACCGCCCACCCGGCGGGCGCCTGCGCGGCCCGccccgggagccgccgccgcgcggGGCAGCTGGGCCGCAAGAGCAGGGGCGGGGGCGCCCCGGCCCGCGCGAGCGCCGCGCGCATCCTGCGCGAGGCGACAGGGAGCGGGCACCCGCCGGGGGCCCGACGCGGCTGCCGGTATGCAACGTCGTCATCCCGTTAAACGGCAAATCAATCCATTTGTGCTGTAACCTCGTTCTTCCACCCCCACTCTGTTCTCCAGGCAAAGGCCGTGAAAACTAAATAAATTCTCAGAGTTTCTGTTACAGGGAACTACCCAATAACAACTCCAACAATTCACGTCTTCAAACCGTTTCCTGCAGCAAACCTAACCAATGAAGGAGCGTGCACAgttcagctggagctgaagaAATCACGATTGTTTCAAATAATTAAATGGAACTCAAGGAATTCTTTTGCAACTGTATGGAAACTCTTCTTGGTGCTTGAAACTCAGCACCACTTCACTCAGCACTTCACACTCAGCCCTTCATCTCTCTCCATTACATACTAACAGCTGGATCTCCTGTATTGTTTACTGACATTCCCACCCTGCCTTCCAAGAAGTTTCTGaaactgctgcttctgaaatggTAGCCTTGTTCTCACAGCCTCATACTCAGTAGTAGAGAATCCCATTGTTACAAGAAGTTTCTTGGCTAGTGTAGGATTTAAATCCCCGGAAGTCCTCAACTCATCTGGCTGCTAGCGAAGCCCTTATGTCCCCAGCTGAAAATTACAGGTAATACAGAAGACACAGTAACGTTTGAGGGGCTGCGGTACAAACAGGTTTCTTCACAGCATGAGGGACAAGGTAGATGTAGAAAACTGATGAGTTAGACATTGGACCGGGGACCTAAAATACTCAGATGCTTGTCATATAGCGGTCACTGAATAAGCCGTCTTACCACCGTTTCAGGGTTCCTTCAGGCATCACCAATTTCCCTTGTGCACTGGaggagacagggaaaaaaatccgttttcatggaatcattaaggttggaaaagactgctaagatcatcaagtccaatgaccaacccaacaccccccagcCTCCTacaccatgccctgaagtgccacagctacacattttttgaacgcccccagggatggtgactcccccacctctctgggcagcctgtgccagggcctgaccactcttgcagtaaagacatttttcctaatatccaatctaaacttcccctgacgcagcttgagcctatttcctcttgtcctatcactcattatttgggagaagagaccaacacctacctcgctacaacctcctttcaggtagctgcagagagcgagacgggctcccctcagccccctcttctccaggctaaacccccccagcctccccagccgccccccagcacacttgtgctccagaccctgccccagccccgctgcccttctctggacacgctccagcaactccacGTCCCTCTGGTACCAAggggaccaaaactgaacacactaCAGTGTTTCTTCCATAGGAACGTTGGAACAATTTTTTGCATAGCACATTGCTTTGGACAAGAAGAATATATTCAACCTCCTAGCTATggacatgaaaaaaacccagcacaccACTTGCCTTGCCCAGTCAAGGAAGTTAACAAGACATTGGAAATTCTGTTACCTTGTTTTAAACATCACCAGACCTATACCAAAATATTCTCAGTATCGTTACTAGAATTTACTGCATCTGCAGATCTAATATATATTCTGGTATGTCTGATTCTATAATTATTTGTGTGTTATTGTTAAAATACTCTTTTCTCAGAGTCCAAtttaaagaatatgaaaagacattttcaagtgaacaaaagatttattttggtCCTCTTTAGAAGCAAATTTCCATCTCTTTAGGTCCAAATTCAAACAGTCTGTCTGgaatatctgaaatattttggtaCATTCTCCCATTTTTTCTTATGGGACAGGAAATGAGCTATCGTTCTAGCCTGGCTACCagtggaggagaagaaaaacaagctgaCTCCTTCAAATTAGGCTAGAGGGCTTGCATCCTGCAACTCTAAACATTAGAAATCTTGCAAATTCAAGACAGGGGGatgaagtatttttcagtattcCAGTTCATGGGAGGCTGAGCTACTCTTGCTTTTGACTCTTCTAGTTATCCCTACCGATTCCCACTTTTCTCTGCTACACTTGCCTGCTGCAATTACTGACTAGGCTTGCACaagaacaataaaaaggaaaggcacAAATACTAGGACATAAGAGAAGCAGAACTTCACTATCTGTAAATCAACCTCCCTTTTTCCAAATTACATTAGCTAATGGTGACAGCACTTTCAGGTACATTCACCTTCAaaagctgctctctcttttaagtaatttgaagaaaaattggggggggtggggggtggagaggctgagaaagagaaaggcaagCTACACAAGGAGAATTGTAATAGCTTCCTGTCAGTTACTGCTATCTGCATtagaaactctttttttttggcatttagCCTGGGATTGGAGCATCAACCTAAGAAATTCCCGAGCAGACAGAATAAGGTACGTGATGGtgtctgcacacacacaccatgCAGAGATGTCTGAAGCAAGACGCAAACATACATTTTAAGGCAGAATGTGGAACTACAGAAGAGGTGTGTTACTCAATAGCCAAGTCTCTCTATAGCCTGTATTTTGTATAGCTGATAGGACAGAGACACTAATGCATGGGACAGGATTTTACAGGGACAGTCAGAAACACAATTCCCTCAGCGCACTGACAAGTGAACTCCACGGACGTTTCACTGTGAATCCTGAATGTACAACTATAAAGAACATGTAAAATTCTAACTGCATTTACAACTACTCTGCTTGGATCAGCAGAGTTAAAGGTGAATCCTAGCCTGCATTTCCActagtcaaaaccaaaatgaaccACAGAGATTAAGCTATTAGATTTGAAAAGAATCTATATCACAACTCGAATAAGGGCCAGTTATTCTACAGTAAATGCTATGCCACAATTAAATACAATGCTAACATTAGTGTAATAAAACACACCCTTAAAATGGGATTGTTGTCCTAAATATCTTTTTAAGAAGTGAGAAATTACACCATGGATCCCATGCTTTCTGGAGTATCTATATAAAACCTCCACACATTACCTAAAAAACAATTAGGGGATGAGGCTAAGAAATCAGTTTTACTGGGAG from Phalacrocorax carbo chromosome 13, bPhaCar2.1, whole genome shotgun sequence includes these protein-coding regions:
- the CHCHD1 gene encoding small ribosomal subunit protein mS37 codes for the protein MAGPVYPAWVTRWVSGQWRQKKRPPVIRPTRPLVLANKVANRREQEGEATCITEMSVMMACWKQNDFNDTACAEEIRMFYDCVAKAEKERKDQIEKDTLSPRGNLTSSKVNKLLRRFPQITRYV